A single window of Granulicella sibirica DNA harbors:
- a CDS encoding sensor histidine kinase — protein MNRSLFFNLFYRVALGLALFAGVVAYGPRLRGLIACAVGLILSAAVTWWIVHSLRAAISPLEQSAMKILAPALDTLEPVDNAQRPAYRDFDKLAHAVAAASSDVQETLRASSESRHDLEALLDSMQDAVVAVDSAGRILWTNQRMQRLMPSASYNGSAGSPVRVGHALVQTIRDPDVLQVVQSTLDNKTAFYRRATSVLPGSIFEVNASPMPGGGAVAVLHDITRIEQVERTQKDFVANVSHELRTPLTSITGYVETLLDHEESLSENARSFLSTILKNALRMNRLTEDLLVMARVESAEQALSPTPIRADTLVRDAVLSMSGLIQENEAVLEVGELTRRQVFADHDAILQVLGNLIENAIKYGQARNATHSRVIVSAREIAAPFELVEFSVRDFGQGIASEHLTRIFERFYRVDKARSRESGGTGLGLAIAHHTVQMQGGTIRAESDLNAGSNFIFTLPVAQYPIADEES, from the coding sequence TTGAACCGCAGTCTTTTCTTTAACCTCTTTTATCGGGTTGCCCTCGGACTGGCGCTCTTTGCCGGTGTGGTGGCTTACGGCCCGCGGTTGCGTGGTTTGATTGCGTGTGCTGTCGGGCTGATTCTATCCGCGGCGGTTACCTGGTGGATCGTCCATTCTCTTCGTGCCGCCATCAGCCCACTTGAGCAGTCGGCGATGAAGATTCTAGCGCCTGCTCTGGACACTCTTGAGCCAGTGGACAACGCTCAGCGCCCGGCGTACCGCGACTTCGATAAGCTCGCCCACGCCGTTGCCGCCGCCTCAAGCGATGTGCAGGAGACCCTGCGAGCCTCTTCGGAAAGCCGCCACGATCTCGAGGCTCTTCTCGACAGCATGCAGGATGCCGTTGTCGCCGTCGACTCTGCGGGTCGAATCCTCTGGACCAACCAGAGGATGCAGCGCCTTATGCCGAGCGCCTCGTATAACGGCTCGGCTGGTTCTCCGGTTCGCGTCGGACATGCTCTCGTGCAGACCATCCGCGACCCGGACGTCCTCCAGGTCGTGCAGTCAACTCTCGACAATAAGACAGCCTTCTATCGCCGCGCGACCAGCGTTTTGCCCGGAAGTATCTTTGAGGTGAACGCCTCGCCCATGCCGGGTGGGGGAGCCGTCGCTGTGCTCCACGACATTACCCGCATCGAGCAGGTCGAGCGTACCCAAAAGGACTTTGTGGCGAATGTCTCGCACGAACTGAGAACGCCTCTCACCTCGATTACCGGCTACGTCGAAACCCTTCTCGACCATGAGGAAAGCCTTAGCGAGAACGCCCGTTCGTTCCTTTCGACCATTCTGAAGAACGCTCTCCGCATGAACCGGCTGACGGAGGACTTACTCGTCATGGCCAGGGTCGAGTCCGCCGAGCAGGCGCTCAGCCCCACGCCCATCCGGGCGGACACCCTCGTTCGTGACGCCGTCCTGAGCATGAGTGGCCTCATTCAGGAGAATGAGGCCGTCCTCGAAGTGGGCGAACTCACGCGCCGGCAGGTCTTCGCCGATCATGACGCGATCCTGCAGGTCCTCGGGAACCTGATCGAAAACGCCATCAAGTACGGGCAGGCCCGGAACGCAACCCATTCGCGCGTGATCGTGAGCGCCCGCGAGATCGCCGCTCCCTTCGAGTTAGTGGAGTTCAGTGTGCGTGACTTCGGTCAGGGCATCGCCTCCGAGCATCTCACTCGTATCTTCGAGCGCTTCTATCGGGTCGATAAGGCTCGTTCAAGAGAGTCCGGCGGAACGGGGCTCGGACTTGCCATCGCTCATCACACAGTCCAGATGCAGGGCGGAACGATCCGTGCCGAAAGCGACTTGAACGCAGGCAGCAACTTTATCTTTACTCTTCCAGTGGCGCAGTATCCTATCGCCGACGAAGAAAGCTGA
- a CDS encoding CHASE3 domain-containing protein, whose amino-acid sequence MNLAKFDRILREVLILPILVISLAACALFLGIRETTSTVQRIQEADAAIAQATLIQKLVVDEEDGVRGYQTTGDRRFLEPFDRAASPLNAAFGRLKNLLMEYPDDVRDVERLQSAHTVWLEGFGRSIIQMTGDGVQTSEVDLNIVGKAYMDAIRVDLQKIIQDSEARRGRRIDAWHHQVQLILIALIVVAVFTGAFIGLFARTRLKQVSTAYRLSEEVLERRAGELFASEQNLRTTLASIGDGVITCDPIGRIQIMNEVAQELTGWKQELALGLYADEIFHLLEEGTREPIRNPWTDTTRLEHGNSRILLRKDGSELLVDDKTAVIRDKSGDTTGVVTVLRDITNARKTQTALLANEKLAVAGRLAASIAHEIHNPLDAVSNLLYLMSSGSTPEETVQFLDMAQQELSRAMQISRSMLGLYRESKAPVAVDVHDMLAGLLLLLERRFQTMGVSVTEAVPAGLCIDGFPAELRQVFTNLIINAAEAASVNEGGRVSVTAAALPPGLDPKGVRHEEGALITVTDNGGGMTPAVRERLFHPFFTTKGEQGTGLGLWVSYGIIRKHGGSIEIESSTDAETHGTSVSVFLASKPVIQPGAD is encoded by the coding sequence TTGAATCTCGCGAAGTTCGACAGGATCCTGCGCGAGGTCCTGATCCTCCCAATCCTCGTCATCTCGCTTGCCGCGTGCGCCCTGTTCCTCGGCATCCGCGAGACTACGAGCACTGTACAGCGAATCCAGGAGGCGGATGCGGCGATCGCCCAGGCGACCCTGATTCAGAAGCTCGTCGTCGACGAAGAGGATGGGGTGCGCGGGTACCAGACGACCGGAGACCGCCGGTTTCTGGAACCATTCGACCGCGCAGCAAGTCCGTTGAATGCGGCTTTTGGCCGCTTGAAGAACCTGCTGATGGAATATCCAGACGATGTCCGGGATGTCGAGCGTCTACAGTCGGCCCACACCGTATGGCTTGAAGGATTTGGCCGGTCGATCATCCAGATGACGGGGGATGGCGTCCAGACATCCGAGGTCGACCTCAATATTGTCGGCAAGGCCTATATGGATGCGATCCGAGTGGATCTCCAGAAAATCATTCAGGACTCGGAGGCTCGGCGGGGCCGGCGAATCGACGCCTGGCATCACCAGGTGCAACTCATCCTGATAGCGCTGATCGTGGTAGCGGTCTTCACCGGAGCTTTCATTGGCCTCTTCGCTCGGACTCGCCTTAAACAGGTTTCGACAGCTTATCGTTTGTCGGAGGAGGTCCTGGAGCGACGGGCTGGTGAACTGTTTGCTTCCGAGCAGAATCTGCGGACGACATTGGCTTCGATCGGAGATGGGGTGATCACGTGCGATCCCATCGGGCGCATTCAGATAATGAACGAGGTCGCCCAGGAACTCACTGGGTGGAAACAAGAGCTGGCTCTGGGGCTGTATGCCGATGAGATCTTCCATCTCCTGGAGGAGGGGACGCGGGAGCCAATCCGGAATCCGTGGACCGATACGACTCGGCTGGAGCATGGGAACAGCCGCATCCTCTTGCGGAAGGATGGGTCCGAGCTCCTGGTAGACGATAAGACCGCGGTCATTCGGGATAAGAGTGGGGACACGACGGGCGTCGTTACCGTGCTGCGCGACATCACGAACGCGCGGAAGACTCAGACGGCACTTCTCGCGAATGAGAAGCTAGCGGTAGCGGGGCGGCTCGCGGCCTCGATCGCGCACGAGATTCACAATCCTCTGGATGCGGTCTCAAATCTTCTTTACCTCATGAGTTCGGGGTCGACCCCGGAGGAGACGGTTCAGTTCCTGGACATGGCGCAACAGGAGCTTTCTCGAGCGATGCAGATCAGCCGATCGATGCTCGGACTCTACCGCGAGTCGAAGGCACCCGTCGCGGTCGATGTGCACGATATGCTTGCCGGGCTTCTACTCCTTCTCGAACGGCGCTTCCAGACGATGGGTGTTTCGGTGACAGAGGCCGTCCCGGCTGGGCTTTGCATCGATGGTTTCCCGGCAGAACTGCGGCAAGTGTTCACCAATCTCATTATTAATGCGGCTGAGGCCGCTTCCGTGAATGAGGGGGGACGGGTAAGCGTGACCGCGGCTGCACTACCTCCAGGTCTCGATCCCAAAGGAGTGCGGCATGAAGAGGGCGCGCTGATCACGGTCACGGATAACGGTGGCGGCATGACGCCTGCGGTAAGGGAACGGCTCTTCCATCCGTTCTTCACGACAAAGGGTGAGCAGGGTACGGGGCTTGGTCTTTGGGTAAGCTACGGGATTATCCGGAAGCATGGCGGGTCGATCGAGATCGAGAGCTCGACCGACGCGGAGACACATGGAACCTCCGTAAGCGTTTTTCTTGCGTCGAAACCGGTGATACAGCCCGGAGCCGACTAG
- a CDS encoding response regulator — MSQRSRLILCVDDEVVGLQVRKILLERAGYRVLTALDGRSGLEVFAKEPIQAVILDYTMPGMNGGEVANRMRQTKPHIPILLLSANIAVPADITALVDVYMTKGEGAPVLLQKLGSLLPEAAPL, encoded by the coding sequence ATGTCGCAACGGTCTCGACTGATCCTGTGTGTGGACGATGAAGTGGTGGGCCTCCAGGTCCGCAAGATCCTGCTCGAGCGGGCCGGATACCGTGTGCTCACCGCACTCGACGGGAGATCCGGTCTAGAGGTTTTCGCTAAGGAACCGATTCAAGCTGTCATTCTCGACTACACGATGCCCGGGATGAACGGCGGCGAGGTCGCGAACAGAATGCGGCAGACGAAACCACATATTCCGATCCTCCTGCTCTCCGCGAACATCGCGGTGCCTGCCGACATCACGGCGCTGGTTGACGTCTACATGACCAAGGGTGAGGGCGCCCCAGTTCTTCTACAAAAGCTCGGAAGCCTTCTGCCGGAGGCGGCACCCCTGTAG
- a CDS encoding UvrD-helicase domain-containing protein, with the protein MMKRTTGKTSTNNLLLFPEAEPVPQDDLLSEDATAARPPDWRERERALDIRTSWIVEAPAGSGKTGLLIQRYLKLLADGSVREPEQVLAITFTNKATAELRERVIGQLEAAAAGGGPVKGFDRQTRVLAQAVLARDGAAGWGLIEHPRRLNIRTIDSVCAEISRSLPVLSSSGGRQAPTTEADRLYREAARRTLKQLGGEDAALHEALRTVLLHRDGNLAECEGLIAAMLGWRDQWGQLVPLRGEALDDAALDAKILPKLERALDVAICQALTQLSESLSAAALEELTMVAAEFATLEGYNGDPSPIAMCAGRMQSPVALANDLAHWRALVHLLLTPSSKTWRRGFNVNHVGFKTGAAHKTRLKEMVESLEDRDDVLQALCQVSALPPARYPADQWKVAKALFRVLSHALVELQLVFAETGECDFVELSLAARSALTREGGVEDLAAALGVETMHLLVDEMQDTSTGQYELIERLTQGWDGFSQTVFLVGDPKQSIYRFRQARVERFVRMMHEERLGDLPLGRLRLTANFRSQRRLVEQFNEDFSQVFPPVADIAHPEEVPYAGADAVREVSATEGLVWHARAASSGRTDEETKQNRRRLNRENARAVRRIAADWMARPLPAGRTEPWKIAVLVRSRQHLAGIVTELNREGVPFRAVEIEALGERQEILDLLGLTRALLHPADRVAWFAVLHAPWCGLGLADLHRLAGGDDEGLKERCVADLIRERGHMLSEDGEERLARIWPVLDAADGQRGRLPVYEWVERTWRSLGGDSYLDEGERANAMRFFRLLDEIEAETGRVEPGLLAMRTKKLYAQAALRPGAVDLMTIHGSKGLEWDVVMVPGLEKRSPPDRGYLLNWMEIDSGDEAVAHMVLAPIPGKGEDTRDLNAWIRFVHGLREAAERKRLFYVACTRAKEELHLFAAPDRGSKGEVRVEPSSMLKTAWQVAKTHFEAQDEEEQEAFPGFEGEVLAIAAVAEKERPPVLRRVRSEFDPSERFAGIVRLPQGETAGAVRAAFERPEGSFAARAFGNAVHAFLEIAAQRLAEGGTASRLLGEIAGWQGRIEAVLRADGLAPAVVSRLGQRVLEALRLTLGDRDGLWILSPHPEASSEVAMTGWADGFRSVRLDRVFRAGAVPGSSGTSHIWIVDYKTATHGSNAVEEFLARERAKYKVQLEAYARTLARLTHGDAPEIRVALYYPALAKLTWWVPELI; encoded by the coding sequence ATGATGAAGAGGACAACCGGGAAGACATCGACGAATAACCTGCTGCTCTTCCCAGAAGCTGAGCCGGTACCGCAGGACGATCTGCTGTCGGAGGATGCAACAGCGGCGCGTCCGCCTGACTGGCGTGAGCGCGAACGCGCGCTCGATATACGGACGTCGTGGATTGTGGAGGCTCCGGCCGGGTCGGGCAAGACGGGGCTGTTGATCCAGCGTTACCTGAAGCTGCTGGCGGACGGGAGCGTTCGCGAGCCAGAGCAGGTGTTGGCGATTACGTTCACGAATAAGGCGACGGCGGAACTGCGGGAGCGTGTGATCGGGCAGCTTGAGGCGGCAGCAGCCGGGGGTGGACCGGTGAAGGGGTTTGACCGTCAGACGAGGGTGCTGGCGCAGGCTGTGCTGGCTCGCGACGGCGCGGCTGGCTGGGGGCTGATTGAGCATCCCCGGCGGCTGAATATTCGCACGATCGACTCGGTGTGCGCGGAGATTTCGCGATCGCTTCCTGTGCTCTCGAGCAGTGGAGGCAGACAGGCTCCGACGACCGAAGCTGACAGGCTCTATCGCGAGGCCGCGCGGCGGACCCTAAAGCAGCTTGGTGGCGAGGATGCGGCACTGCACGAAGCGCTCCGCACAGTGCTCCTGCACCGGGATGGGAACCTTGCGGAGTGCGAGGGACTAATCGCCGCGATGCTTGGATGGCGCGATCAGTGGGGGCAACTGGTTCCGCTGCGGGGCGAGGCGCTGGACGACGCGGCTCTCGACGCGAAGATCCTTCCGAAGCTGGAGCGAGCGCTCGATGTGGCGATCTGCCAGGCGCTGACGCAGTTGAGCGAAAGTCTTTCAGCCGCCGCGCTCGAGGAACTGACCATGGTGGCGGCGGAGTTTGCGACGCTGGAGGGATACAACGGCGATCCTTCGCCGATCGCGATGTGCGCAGGGCGGATGCAGTCTCCCGTAGCGCTTGCGAACGACCTGGCGCACTGGCGGGCACTGGTTCACTTGCTGCTGACACCGTCCTCGAAGACGTGGCGGCGAGGATTCAACGTAAATCACGTCGGATTCAAGACCGGCGCGGCGCATAAGACTCGGCTGAAGGAGATGGTGGAGTCGCTCGAGGATCGAGACGACGTGCTGCAGGCTTTATGCCAGGTGAGTGCTCTGCCTCCGGCGAGGTATCCTGCGGACCAGTGGAAGGTCGCGAAGGCGCTGTTCCGGGTGCTGAGCCATGCGCTGGTGGAGCTGCAGCTTGTGTTCGCCGAGACAGGCGAGTGCGACTTTGTCGAGCTGAGCCTGGCGGCGCGGAGTGCGTTGACGCGCGAGGGCGGCGTCGAGGACCTTGCGGCGGCGCTTGGGGTTGAGACGATGCACCTGCTCGTGGACGAGATGCAGGACACGTCGACGGGGCAGTATGAACTGATCGAACGGCTGACGCAGGGGTGGGACGGGTTCAGCCAGACGGTGTTCCTGGTCGGGGATCCGAAGCAGTCGATCTATCGCTTCCGGCAGGCGCGTGTGGAGCGCTTCGTCCGGATGATGCATGAGGAGCGGCTGGGTGATCTGCCGCTTGGGCGGCTGCGGCTGACGGCAAACTTCCGGTCGCAACGACGGCTGGTGGAGCAGTTCAACGAAGACTTTTCGCAGGTGTTTCCGCCCGTGGCGGACATCGCCCATCCTGAAGAGGTGCCTTATGCCGGCGCGGATGCCGTGCGCGAGGTGAGCGCGACGGAGGGGCTAGTCTGGCACGCGCGCGCTGCTTCGTCCGGACGGACGGATGAGGAAACGAAGCAGAATCGGCGCAGACTGAACCGGGAGAATGCGCGGGCAGTGAGGCGAATTGCGGCGGACTGGATGGCTCGTCCTCTGCCTGCGGGGCGCACGGAGCCGTGGAAGATCGCAGTGCTGGTTCGGTCGCGGCAGCACCTTGCGGGCATCGTGACAGAGTTGAACCGGGAGGGTGTCCCGTTCCGTGCGGTCGAGATTGAGGCACTGGGAGAGCGGCAGGAGATTCTCGACTTGCTTGGGCTGACGCGGGCGCTGCTGCATCCGGCGGACCGCGTGGCGTGGTTCGCAGTGCTGCATGCTCCGTGGTGCGGCCTTGGGCTTGCCGATCTGCATCGGCTCGCCGGAGGCGACGACGAGGGACTGAAGGAACGGTGCGTGGCCGACCTGATTCGAGAGCGGGGCCACATGCTGAGCGAGGACGGCGAGGAGAGACTCGCGCGGATCTGGCCGGTCCTCGACGCAGCGGATGGGCAGCGGGGGAGGCTGCCGGTGTACGAGTGGGTGGAGAGGACATGGCGGTCGCTGGGAGGGGATAGTTACCTCGATGAGGGGGAGCGGGCCAACGCGATGCGCTTCTTCCGCTTGCTCGATGAGATCGAGGCGGAGACCGGGCGGGTCGAACCGGGCTTGCTGGCGATGCGGACGAAGAAGCTGTATGCGCAGGCGGCGTTGCGTCCGGGAGCGGTCGACCTGATGACGATTCATGGGTCGAAGGGGCTGGAGTGGGATGTAGTGATGGTGCCGGGTCTGGAGAAGCGCTCTCCCCCAGACCGTGGATACCTGCTGAACTGGATGGAGATCGATTCGGGTGACGAAGCCGTGGCTCACATGGTGTTGGCGCCGATCCCGGGCAAAGGCGAGGACACGCGGGATCTGAATGCGTGGATCCGGTTCGTCCACGGATTGCGGGAGGCGGCGGAGCGGAAGCGGCTCTTCTATGTTGCTTGCACGCGGGCCAAGGAGGAACTGCACCTATTTGCGGCTCCGGACCGCGGCAGCAAGGGCGAGGTTCGGGTAGAACCGAGCAGCATGCTCAAGACGGCTTGGCAGGTAGCGAAGACGCACTTCGAGGCGCAGGACGAAGAAGAGCAGGAGGCGTTTCCGGGATTCGAGGGGGAGGTCCTTGCGATCGCTGCTGTCGCGGAAAAGGAGCGCCCGCCCGTCTTGCGGCGAGTGCGCTCGGAGTTCGATCCATCGGAGCGGTTTGCCGGCATAGTCCGGCTGCCTCAGGGCGAGACAGCCGGGGCAGTACGGGCTGCTTTTGAGCGGCCGGAAGGCTCGTTTGCGGCGCGGGCGTTTGGCAATGCGGTGCATGCGTTTCTGGAAATCGCGGCGCAACGGCTAGCAGAGGGTGGGACGGCTTCGAGGCTGCTAGGGGAGATTGCCGGGTGGCAGGGACGAATCGAAGCTGTGCTGCGGGCGGATGGGCTCGCTCCGGCTGTGGTGTCGCGGCTTGGTCAAAGAGTGCTGGAGGCTTTACGCCTAACGCTGGGCGACCGGGATGGGCTTTGGATCCTGTCGCCGCATCCAGAGGCTTCAAGTGAGGTCGCAATGACTGGGTGGGCCGACGGTTTCAGAAGTGTGCGCCTCGACCGGGTGTTTCGGGCAGGAGCCGTTCCAGGGAGTTCGGGAACGAGCCATATTTGGATCGTCGACTATAAGACGGCGACCCATGGGTCGAACGCGGTAGAGGAGTTCCTGGCGCGGGAGCGGGCGAAGTACAAGGTGCAGCTCGAGGCCTACGCGCGAACTCTGGCCCGTCTTACGCATGGCGACGCGCCGGAGATACGAGTTGCTCTTTACTATCCGGCTCTCGCGAAGCTTACGTGGTGGGTTCCGGAGCTTATTTAG
- the phoU gene encoding phosphate signaling complex protein PhoU, with amino-acid sequence MRIKFHQSLGDLRERLLVMAGMAEQAIQRSIEAYRTRDLSICELVFRSEPAINRLEREIDQMALDLLAMEQPMAIDLRFILSVIRINADLERVGDQAVNIAVRVREMGAFANIDLPVDIPKLASLASAMVRKALQAFIEADAELAQTVLALDDQVDEMNDAAFVSLSGLIKERADLTPQSLNALIIARNLERVGDHATNIAEDVIFWVRGADVRHTSTAG; translated from the coding sequence ATGCGTATCAAATTTCACCAGAGCCTCGGCGATCTGCGCGAGCGCCTCCTGGTCATGGCCGGTATGGCCGAGCAGGCGATTCAGCGTTCCATCGAGGCCTACCGCACACGCGATCTGAGCATCTGCGAGCTCGTCTTCCGTTCCGAGCCGGCCATCAACCGCCTCGAACGCGAGATCGACCAGATGGCCCTCGATCTCCTCGCGATGGAGCAACCCATGGCCATCGATCTGCGGTTCATCCTCTCCGTCATCCGCATCAACGCCGACCTCGAACGCGTTGGAGACCAGGCGGTCAACATCGCCGTTCGCGTCCGCGAGATGGGAGCCTTCGCCAACATCGACCTGCCTGTCGACATCCCCAAGCTGGCCTCCCTCGCCTCCGCCATGGTCCGCAAGGCTCTCCAGGCCTTCATTGAAGCCGATGCCGAACTCGCCCAAACCGTCCTCGCCCTCGACGACCAGGTCGACGAGATGAACGATGCCGCCTTCGTCTCACTCAGCGGCCTGATTAAGGAGCGCGCCGACCTCACGCCGCAGTCCCTCAACGCTCTGATCATCGCCCGTAATCTCGAGCGCGTCGGAGATCACGCCACCAACATCGCCGAAGATGTCATCTTCTGGGTCCGCGGCGCAGACGTCCGCCACACCAGTACGGCAGGCTAA
- a CDS encoding winged helix-turn-helix domain-containing protein, with amino-acid sequence MSQPQTIVVLEDDADISRLVQYHLEGAGFTVRPYLAIGQVLSDAERHPPALFLLDIMVPGGDGLDLCRRLRQNPTLSSIPIIFLTARAAENDRVQGLELGADDYITKPFATRELVARVKAVLRRFERPTTPSLLKFEAIEIDANAMQLRVNGELVTTTATEFRLLDYLARHPGRVFSRDHLLDAVWGDARFVTPRSVDVYVRRIREKIEEDAETPRYLKTMRGAGYRFEIPKVQQA; translated from the coding sequence TTGAGTCAGCCGCAGACGATCGTTGTTTTAGAGGATGATGCAGACATCTCACGCCTCGTTCAGTACCACCTTGAAGGCGCGGGCTTTACCGTGCGCCCCTACCTCGCGATCGGACAGGTCCTCTCCGACGCCGAACGCCATCCTCCCGCACTTTTTCTCCTGGACATCATGGTGCCCGGGGGAGATGGTCTTGATCTGTGCCGCAGGCTCCGCCAAAATCCGACCCTGAGCAGCATTCCCATCATCTTCCTCACCGCCCGTGCCGCCGAGAATGACCGCGTGCAAGGTCTTGAGCTTGGCGCGGACGACTATATTACGAAGCCCTTTGCCACCCGGGAGCTCGTGGCTCGCGTCAAGGCTGTCCTCCGCCGGTTCGAGCGGCCCACGACACCTTCATTGCTGAAGTTTGAGGCCATCGAGATCGATGCCAACGCTATGCAGTTGCGCGTCAACGGAGAGCTGGTGACCACGACCGCCACAGAGTTCCGCCTGCTCGACTACCTTGCCCGGCATCCCGGGCGTGTGTTTAGCCGCGACCACCTCCTGGACGCGGTCTGGGGAGACGCCCGCTTCGTCACTCCCCGCTCCGTCGACGTCTACGTTCGGCGGATCCGGGAGAAGATCGAGGAAGACGCAGAGACCCCGCGTTACCTCAAGACCATGCGAGGGGCGGGGTATAGGTTTGAGATACCAAAGGTGCAGCAGGCCTAA
- the pstB gene encoding phosphate ABC transporter ATP-binding protein PstB, giving the protein MGVGIEVEHLNAWYGKTHTLQDINLPIPANRATALIGPSGCEKSTFVRCLNRMHETIAGARATGSVKIGEIDVYHDASPVAIRRRIGMVFQRPNPFPTMSIYENVAAGIRLEDTPKRSLLDEKIERSLRQAALWDEVKDDYRKKSGSSLSGGQQQRLCIARALAIDPEVLLMDEPASALDPISTSKIEDLIFELKHQYTIVIVTHNMQQAARVAENTGFFLNGKLVEFSPTHKIFTNPSDKRTEDYITGRFG; this is encoded by the coding sequence GTGGGCGTTGGAATCGAAGTCGAACATCTGAACGCGTGGTATGGCAAGACCCACACGTTGCAGGACATCAATCTGCCGATTCCCGCGAATCGTGCAACGGCGTTGATTGGCCCCTCCGGTTGCGAGAAATCGACCTTTGTCCGCTGCTTGAACCGCATGCACGAGACCATTGCCGGCGCCCGCGCCACCGGCTCCGTTAAGATCGGCGAGATCGACGTCTACCACGACGCCTCTCCGGTTGCCATTCGGCGCCGCATCGGCATGGTCTTTCAGCGTCCGAATCCATTTCCAACTATGTCGATCTACGAGAACGTCGCTGCGGGGATCCGCCTCGAAGATACGCCCAAACGGAGCCTTCTCGACGAAAAGATCGAGCGCTCCCTCCGCCAGGCCGCTCTCTGGGACGAGGTAAAGGACGACTATCGCAAGAAGTCCGGTTCGTCTCTCTCTGGCGGCCAGCAGCAGCGTCTCTGCATCGCCCGTGCTCTCGCCATCGACCCAGAAGTCCTGCTCATGGACGAACCCGCTTCGGCACTAGACCCAATCTCAACATCAAAGATCGAAGATCTGATCTTCGAATTGAAGCACCAGTACACGATCGTCATCGTCACACACAACATGCAGCAGGCTGCACGCGTCGCAGAGAACACAGGCTTCTTCCTGAACGGGAAGCTGGTTGAGTTCAGCCCAACCCACAAGATCTTCACCAATCCAAGCGACAAGCGCACCGAGGATTACATCACAGGGAGGTTCGGCTGA